In the Elizabethkingia bruuniana genome, TACAAACGGGAAATTCGGCTATAAAGTCAATGTTATTTTCTGTTGTGTACTTGCTGCTATACTTTCGGTAAAAGGAGTAGATGAAATAATTAACTATGCCGGAATATTGCTAGGCTTTGTATATCCGGTTGTTTTTGCTTTGGTCATGTACTTAGTATTCTTCGGAAAAATTGTTAAGTCCAAGGCTCCTTATGTAGCTGCTGTTATTATAAGTACGCTTGTATCCTCCCTTACTGTATTCCAGTATTATGGTATTGCAAAAAATTTTATAACCTCTTTAAAAGAAAGTCTTCCACTGGTTCAACACAACATGGAATGGGTACTTCCCTCTTTTTTAGCATTTATTATTACTGCTATTTTTTCTAAAAATAATACTTTTGCAACCCAAGAGTAATTTTGGAAATTTTTGTTTTACTTAAATTTGTAATATTATTATCCTCACTAAAAAATGAAACAACTTGTTTTCTCTGATGCCCAATATTGGGAAGAGTTTTTACCTCTGACCTTCACCCGCCCCATTGCGGATATGCGTGTAGGTATATTAACATTTAAGGAACGATGGGAAAAACTTTTAGGATTTGATGAAAGCTTTTTCGTCACCGAAAAGTATCTTCAGGTAAAATACCCTGAACCTGAAAAAAAAGAATCTTTATTGATAGTCCCGAATTTTCTTCCAACAGAAAGCGTACTACAACAAATAAAAGATTTACAGAAAGGAGAAGCCCTGGTATATGAGAATGAACTAATCGCCTCATATATCAATCTGGAAAATTTTAATATTGGCCAGATTGAAAAATGTATAGATATTACAGAGGAACTGATTGTTTTCAAAAAACCATGGGATCTTTTTACATACAACGACAAAGCCATCAGATTCGATTTTGATCTGGTAACCAAAGGCCGGACCTCTCAGAAAATTTCTGAAACCAATAATATCCGTGGAAAAGTTGAAGATATCTTTATAGAAGAAGGTGCAGATGTTGAATTTGCCTATCTGAACACTAATGGCGGCCCCATTTATATTGGTAAGGAGGCCGAAGTCATGGAAGGCGTTATGCTAAGAGGTCCAATTGCAATTTGTGATCATGCAGTCATGAAAATGGGTGCTAAGGTTTTCGGAGCAACAACATTTGGCCCTTATTCCAAAATATGTGGAGAAGTAAGTAATGTTGTAATCTTTGGTTATACCAGCAAGGGACACGATGGATATTTAGGAAATTCAGTCCTTGGCGAATGGTGTAATCTTGGTGCTGATACCAATACTTCTAACCTGAAAAATAATTATTCCGCCGTAAAAATGTGGTCTTACCGCGAAAAAAGGTTTGTAGAAACAGGCTTACAATTCTGCGGAACCGTTATGGGAGATCATTCTAAAACAGCAATTAATACTCAGCTAAATACCGGAACTGTTGTTGGTGTTGCAGCTAATATTTTCAAGACAGGCTTTCCACCAAATTTAATCAATGCCTTTACATGGGGCGGAGCAAATGATGATCCTAAATTCCGCCTGGATAAAGCCTATGAAACGGCGGAGATTATGATGGCCAGAAGAAAGATAAAACTGACCGAAGAAGATAAAGCCATACTAAAACATGTATATCATGAATTTTAGACTATAATATACTGGAATCATCATTACTGATGATTCTTTTTTTATCTGAAAATCAAATATTTAAATATTATCATAATATTTTTTAATTTTAGATGTAACAGAATACTTCTTCCGATTGTCTTACTTATAAAAGCAATACTATGGACCAACAGACTTTTAAAACAACGGTTTTTATCCACAAGGATAGATTATACCGTTTTGCTAAAAGTTTTCTGGTCAGCGCAGATGAAGCCTATGATGTGGTACAGGAGATTATGATAAAGCTCTGGCAAATGAAAGACGATCTTCATCGTTATGAGAATATTGAAGCTTTTGCTTTACGATGCCTGCGCAATGAATGTCTGAACAGACTGAAACATGCAAAAGTAGTAGAAGATTATCAGATTAAGAGTGTGAGGCAGGATTATTCAGTTAACCATAGTGACAATACACGGGAAATTATCATTAATATGATTAACCAACTTCCCGAGAAGCAGAAAATGGTGATGCATCTGAAAGACATTGAAGAATACAGTATTCCTGAAATATGTGAAGCCCTGGAAATGGAATCCAATGCAGTAAGAATAAACCTGATGAGGGCCCGACAAAAAATAAAAACACAACTCGAAAAAATTTTCGAATATGAAAACCGACAGATCCAAACAATATAAAGACCAGTACTTCGCAGGAAATTCTTCCGAGGCTGAAGAAAAATGGCTGAAAGATTTTTCGGATGATGTTTTCTTTAAAACACTTCGGGAAGAAAAAGAGGTGACAATGGATTGGAACTTTGAAGACTTTATGGAAAAAGTTGAAGAGCAGCCAATACCTGCAAAGAAAATTCAGCTAACGACAAAACCAGGACTTAGTAAATGGTACTGGATGGCAGCAGGTTTCATTATTTTCTTAAGTTTTGGTGGTTATATGTTTTTTAATCAGAAACCGATGACAGATGTTACAACAACTTCTGTAGCCAAAACTGAGCCTGTAAAAAATAATACATTAATCAATCTGGAACAGCAAACAACCGTACCTGAAACTAATATCCAGCCCTCTGTTAGCATTCCTGAGACAGAGAAAAAAGAAATAACAGAAAAAGAAAATAGTAAGGTTTTAGCTCAGAAAAAACCTTTAGCAAAAAAAGAGAAAGAGATTATTGAAGCTGCTTCTGTAAACAGTGTTCCGGAAACCGGCACAGATACCAGCTATAATCCGAACTATGTCCTTATCAACGGAAAGCCCGTATACGATGAAGAAGAAGCTGCAGATCTTACAAAGAAATCGCTTAATCTTCTGGCCAGCAATCTGGATAAGGGAATTGAAAAAGTTGGACTCATAAAACATCTTTCTGTTAATTTTTAAATCAAACCATCATGAAAAAGATATTTCTAACATTATTTATAATTGCTGCCGGCATTGGTGTAAATGCCCAGATCAGCAAGCTCGAAAAACTTTTCGATCAGTATCAGGACACCAAAGGAGTGACCTCTATTAAAATAGCAAAGCCTATGTTTAACCTGCTTAACAAACTGGACATTCAGGATGCAGGTATAGACCAGATCAGACCATTGATAAAGGATGTTAATTCTATTAAAATTCTGATTTTCGAAAAGAATAAAAAAGATAGTATTGCTCCTACTGTTAATATGTCGAAAATAAGAGACGAAATTAACTCTTCTATTAAAAACCTGAAATATGAGGAGCTAATGACAGTTAACAGTGATGGAAAGAAAATTAAATTCTTAACTCAAGACACAACAACTAGTGTGGTAAAAGACTTATTACTGAGCATCACCGGAGACGATGAGAATCTTTTCCTTCTTCTGGATGGTAAAGTAAATGTAGACGATATTTCTAAACTGGTTAACAGCGACGAAAAAGGTGATAAAGGAGGCAAAGGACCAAAGGGTGATAAAGGTAAAAAATAATATAATGAAAGCTTTTTCCAAAATATTCGCTTTATTCGTTCTTCTCGCTTTATTGCAGTCTTGTATTGTTTCCTCCAGTC is a window encoding:
- a CDS encoding DUF4252 domain-containing protein; the encoded protein is MKKIFLTLFIIAAGIGVNAQISKLEKLFDQYQDTKGVTSIKIAKPMFNLLNKLDIQDAGIDQIRPLIKDVNSIKILIFEKNKKDSIAPTVNMSKIRDEINSSIKNLKYEELMTVNSDGKKIKFLTQDTTTSVVKDLLLSITGDDENLFLLLDGKVNVDDISKLVNSDEKGDKGGKGPKGDKGKK
- a CDS encoding GlmU family protein; this encodes MKQLVFSDAQYWEEFLPLTFTRPIADMRVGILTFKERWEKLLGFDESFFVTEKYLQVKYPEPEKKESLLIVPNFLPTESVLQQIKDLQKGEALVYENELIASYINLENFNIGQIEKCIDITEELIVFKKPWDLFTYNDKAIRFDFDLVTKGRTSQKISETNNIRGKVEDIFIEEGADVEFAYLNTNGGPIYIGKEAEVMEGVMLRGPIAICDHAVMKMGAKVFGATTFGPYSKICGEVSNVVIFGYTSKGHDGYLGNSVLGEWCNLGADTNTSNLKNNYSAVKMWSYREKRFVETGLQFCGTVMGDHSKTAINTQLNTGTVVGVAANIFKTGFPPNLINAFTWGGANDDPKFRLDKAYETAEIMMARRKIKLTEEDKAILKHVYHEF
- a CDS encoding RNA polymerase sigma factor; amino-acid sequence: MDQQTFKTTVFIHKDRLYRFAKSFLVSADEAYDVVQEIMIKLWQMKDDLHRYENIEAFALRCLRNECLNRLKHAKVVEDYQIKSVRQDYSVNHSDNTREIIINMINQLPEKQKMVMHLKDIEEYSIPEICEALEMESNAVRINLMRARQKIKTQLEKIFEYENRQIQTI